The following nucleotide sequence is from Mangifera indica cultivar Alphonso chromosome 1, CATAS_Mindica_2.1, whole genome shotgun sequence.
AGTTGCTTTAGTTGGGTGATTAAGCTTTGGGTGAGATATCTTCAGAAGTGCAGTGGCAGTGAGGGGTTACCCAGGTTCCCATCAGAATATCAACTcttaatacacaaatataacTCTAAAGCAGTAAGCACTTATTTACCCTAACTGATCTAGGTGCACGAGGAACCACAGGCACCTCATAACCACTGAAACCATAATCCAACCACCTCTGCAACACCATATCTCATACATTCATTACAAAAAGAGGAACTCATTAAATAAAACAAGCTGGCTAGCTTGAGTATGCAGACCTAAACTACCCTGAAAGGAAAACATAATTGGAAGTGATTAGGGCTTCCTCAATAAAAGCATACAACAAAACTGAATGGTATCTCGACTTAAAAACAATGACACAAATTCTGCATTTGCTTATAACAGACAAGAACATAGTAAATGAACCAGCGAAGTAgcggagaaaagaaaataataaatgagtATTTCCAGCACTAATAACATCCTTATTTCAATGAAAGAAAGAATCTATAACTTTCAGATAAAAATCGTTAAAAATTAAGAACAGCATGGCGAAAAGAAAAGGACACAAACAAAAGCTTCTGTCAGCAAAAATTAGGCCATTGATCTTCAGTAAAGAAGATTATCCACTTCCCATAAGAAGCAAACacatacaaacaaataaaaacttcacatccaaaacaaaaaacataactTATTTCAAAGCAATGAACGAAACAAATACAAATCCTTAGATTGGTCCTGTTAGAAGCCGCAAAAGCTTTCTGGGTTTATCTATCACAATCATCAGTCAGATAAAACAATTTCACCaataaatgtaataatattatacttAAACAACTTCAACCAAAGCCAGTCACTCAGCATTCTCCAAAGTTGTCATGATCTGAGGATCAATAGTTCATCAACAATTATAACAGCAAGAGATAAATGACCAGCAGAAGAAAGATCATAAAGATCACGCCTTTGACAACTATAACAACATTGTAAATAAgtagtaaatatttaaaaaatcctATGTGGTGAAAAAACAAAgattattacatataaaaagagAACAGAGGAAAATTTACATACTAcagcaaatgggttttcaacaATATACCTATTTCAACATAAAACTTAAAATGACAGAAAGATCATGGCTTTtgtgatataaaaaaaatatttcaaatttcacattCCATTCAATGAATTTCAACAACTTCTGAACAGAAAAATTAAATGGACACAAGGGAAAACGCTAAAGAGTAACAAAATCTGAACTTGTCTCATCTTGAGGCAAAACTTGTATCACTTGATGAAACAATGCCCTTAAATGATGAGAACTTTTTTCAGTTAAAGGTAAAAACTTTGCCTGAAAACAGACATTCAGTTAATTAAGCATGTTCAAAGCCTAATATTTGAAGACAAAACATAAACTCCAACCTCACAGTTAGTCACCTTTTGTCTGATCAACCAAAAACCCCCTGAAAACCacacaaacatataaaatttcctCAAACCCAAAGAACTTGcgtagtaaataaataaataatcaattctGTGGGCTTTTAACTGGAATGACCGGTATCATTACGAGAGTTCACCTGCTTGTGAAGGTGAGACGAAGCACTTAGGACCAGTTCCACCATTCAGGGTGATCCATTCACCCCCACTTGAGTTTTAAAGCTGACACGTGGTGGCCTCTCCATGCATGGGGATTAATCTCATCTCGTTCAAATTAAAACAGACGTCATTTGTTGGGCAATTTTCCCAGAAATTTAGGCCAAGGATTAGTTGTAGCTCTCGTTGTTTCGTGTTTAAGTATATTCCCTTTGGACacattttgttattattacCATAAAAGAGCGAACATGCTTCGTAAGTAACCCGTCATTTTGCTTTAATAATACGCAATAAGACtgtaaaaatgttaaaagatctGGAAAATCTCCGTTTTAATTTCGTCTACAGGTGTCATTTCAATCCATCAAGGTCTCATTCAAGACAATTTTGACGTTcagaaattacaattttttccaatattttgtttcgaaatatatgtattaaaatttgaaagatggGGATAAGGACTGGTGATGAAACAGAGAGTCGTGACAGTTGGGGAAGGAGGGGAAGCGCGTGAAGCCACGTGGATTAGAAGTGATAGGTGACATGAGGGCTAAATTTTTTACCGAGAATGGCGGTACAAGAGCCACTATTTTCCCCGCTTAAACAGACTGTCCTCTCTCAAGACATGAAGCCCAAACTGACTTAGCCCAACCCGGCTCCGATTAAAGCCAAATATTCTTCccttttttacattttttttttattttgatatttgtaGTATTGAGTTgataattcttttaatattataatttttgaacacgttcatgtatattttatatttaatattttaattaattaatttaattctatGACCAATCTAAGGGACCAGACCAGAGAAAACAGAACAATGAAAGTATGAAACTACATgcaatataaacaaaacaaaactgcATAAAAGGCTATGTAATGATCAATCATAATTTGATACTAGCTAACATAACAAGAGTgaacaaagaattaaaaaatacatacagTATACAGAAATCCATATGATTCATGTTCATTCAGCATCTTCGTACTGCCAGGGGTTGAATTCAGTTGACTTTGCATTCATCTCTTCATTGCTATTCAAACTATTTAAAGCCACCCGATGTTCAGCATACTTGCCATTGTACTTGTACACTTCTAATTCACCCCAAGGTGTAGAGGCCACTTCATCAGTAATGTCAAACCATTTTGGTGTGAACTTATCACCCTTGGCCTCCCGAGTTCTCTTTTCAGCTCTCTGTCTCTCTTCCAATCTAAAACAGagtaaaaaatcaattatatttgaGACATTGCCTAGTTGAGTTTTGAGAAGCAGAATAGAGCCATACAAGAGATTAGGCCCTCTTTTTgctcaataaaatttaaaaaatgtttatgtgAATGGTATAAATGTCCCGGCTTGCATGCCattgagtgtgtgtgtgtgtgtgtgtgtgagagagagagagagagagagaggggacCTGGTCTTTTCTGAACCAGCTTTTGAGAGGTCACCATTTTCTAGAGCACCCCTATCAGTACGTAAACGAGAATCTGATGACATTAACTTCTTAGGAGCAGTGTCAAAGCTGTTCAACTTGTGAGCAAAATATGTATActgatatttgtcattttttggtGCGTCAGCGACTCTCCAAACCTACAAACAGACAAAATGACTAACTAATAACAGAATGTATGGAGGCTTTTAAAGGTTTGTTGAAAAACTTCATAGATTCACACTCTTTTTATCACTATGGTTCAACcgaaaaaattttgataaatggtttATTTGAAGAACAGAGAAATTTTCTCAACTGAGTGATTGGAAATTTCAAGGCTAGAACAGGTACAAACAAATAAGAAACTTGAAAGACAAAACTAACCTCCTTTAGTTCAGTGCCTGGAAGAGGTTCCCCGTCCGAGTCACAAGGTTGGTAGTTCATTGACTGATTCCATTTCCCAGTCATCAATATCTTGGGTTCCTCATCAGCATTATATACATAACCATCCACTTCATAACGACCAGATCTGCAAATAATGAGTTAAAATTTCAAGTATAACAATCCAAGACAAACATTTATTATAACCAGCTACTATACTCGCTGTACTATATTAATGATCACAAAAAAGATAGAGCTTCTGTATTAGTCCCTTCTTCCATGAGAAAACCTGGATGATCTGGTCATGCTTTTCAGCCATTTTAAATACACGACTacttttaagggaaaaaatcaTCAAGACAATTCTTAGAAGCAACATGACTGAGAAAAGATAAAGTCAAACTTGATAAGCTACATAAAACGATGAAAAGAGTGTCTTTTTAATTCTGCAAGCTACCTTATGCACCCCACTGGTCAACCACACACacaacaccccccccccccccccccccccccctccctttttccccaaaaaaataaaataaaataaagactgTATCCAAGACAAAGTAATCATTAAGATCTTTAAGCATGCACTGTAAAATAAGCAAGGAAGAGAAGTAATACCCAAACCATCCACATGGTTGAAAATATAGCACGGCTTTGTCTCCTGTGTTCAAGTTTGTCATGATCATCTCCCCTGGTGAATCAATCCAAGTTCGTCCAAAAATTAAGTTGTTAACTTTTGTGGGAGGGGGCACCAAATCAAGAACTACTCCATCCCTCTTGAGGGTCACACGTGTCCTGCAAAAGGATTTATCAAAAAGGTTATGCATGTACAATATGCAAACTTTATCCTATAAGCCAAAATATGTAGCAGAACAATCATAGTATGTAAACAAAAATCATGCTTAATCATGAGATCAATGATAAGAAACTGTAATTTTCACAAATTGAATAGATATGAACAAGGACaactaaatatttcaaaaatgaaaaagggaCCATCTCTAAGCCACAACTAATCAAGTAATGCATATCATAATTAATGATAGTTTCAATTGCATAGAAAAACTTCTTCCCTCTGGTTCTGTCAGAGGATACAAAGCAAAATAAACAAGGAAACCTCAGAAAAATTCCACTCAGATCCTCCTTAATGCAACTATATTAGAGGAATCTACAAGTAAAATTAATACTCTATCAACATCAAAGCAACTATGAtctttgttttatatttccacAAACTAGTCCACATGAATTTAACTTCTGCAAGCACTTCAAGAATATGCTGAAAACCTGAAACTTTAAAGCCTTAAAACCTAAATCCATAATTTAGAGAAGGGGGGCAGGTAATGATTATTCACAACCATATCCGAGAACTGTTATGTTGGCATGCTGTAAGAGTTCTAAGTACCaccttaaatcaaatataagatACCTgttataatttagattttataagaGTAAACACAGAAAAGTAAAACTCATGCTCACATATTGCAATACCAATACCGATAAATCATCATAtagaaattattttcttttataagacAGGGcaaaatatcaacaaaagtCAAGCCTCAGAGACACGGGAAAGTTATACACCACTCACCTTCCAACTGGATAAATATCAATAGAGTTTCCCAAAAATTTTGTTCTCAACTTCGAAGTCACATCATAAGTGAAGTGCTCATTTTCAGCATGCCCAGCGCACATTGGAGGGTGATGACTAAcctgaaagaaaaatatgaattaaaaaccTCAAAACAGGCAAGTAATAAAAAAGACCAAGCAAAAATACTAGCTTCTTCAAAAGTTTATGAGTTTTCCCAATAAAAACCTAGATAAATCTCAAAAATGAATGATTACTTGTTTCCATCAAAAGCatcaacaaagagaaagagagagatggtGAGGAGATTAGGACTACAAAACTCA
It contains:
- the LOC123211998 gene encoding oxysterol-binding protein-related protein 3A-like, translated to MASNEPKQGGGGFFASIAAGLSTFGSAMTKSVNGLLGYEGLEVINPEGGTEDAEEEAKKGRWKQEDRDGYWKMMQKYIGSDVQSMVTLPVLICEPDTNLQRMAELMEYSNLLDLADKCEDPYMRLVYSSSWAISVYYAYKRTWKPFNPILGETYELVNHGGITFIAEQVSHHPPMCAGHAENEHFTYDVTSKLRTKFLGNSIDIYPVGRTRVTLKRDGVVLDLVPPPTKVNNLIFGRTWIDSPGEMIMTNLNTGDKAVLYFQPCGWFGSGRYEVDGYVYNADEEPKILMTGKWNQSMNYQPCDSDGEPLPGTELKEVWRVADAPKNDKYQYTYFAHKLNSFDTAPKKLMSSDSRLRTDRGALENGDLSKAGSEKTRLEERQRAEKRTREAKGDKFTPKWFDITDEVASTPWGELEVYKYNGKYAEHRVALNSLNSNEEMNAKSTEFNPWQYEDAE